From the Corvus cornix cornix isolate S_Up_H32 chromosome 1A, ASM73873v5, whole genome shotgun sequence genome, the window TGTTTGAGGGGCTTTTTACAGGCCAAAACCCATCAGAACAGAATGATGCTGTCTTAGTCAGCAGGCATAAGAGGGACCTTACTTTGATCTTCTACGAAAACCAGTACAAAGTAAGTTCTGCTGTATTCCTTGCACAACCAGGAAATGGAGCATCCCACATAGAAAAGGATGGTCTGAATATAGGGCTAAGGCTCAGAATGCCAAGAACCCAGTCTGACCTACACTGTAATACCTTTTCCCTAAGAGATCTCAAAGGAAGATTTCCTGCAATTGATGCTGGGCCAGGCAGCACAACTTGTCCAGCTACTGCAGACATGAGGTATCTGCATTAGAAAAGGGGCACAGCTCCTGACAACActctttttctgctgtctttAGGATACCTACAGGCCTAGTCTTGTTGCAGATATGGTGCACTTCCTATTCCCAGCTCTGTTAAATCAAATtagagggcagggaagggcagggcatggaagggcagggcagggcagggaagggaagggaagggagaagggaagggagaagggaagggagaagggaagggagaagggaagggagaagggaagggagaagggaagggagaagggaagggagaagggaagggagaagggaaggagaagggaagggagaagggaagggagaagggaaggagaagggaagggagaagggaagggagaagggaaggagaagggaagggaaaagggaagggaaaagggaagggaaaagggaaagggaagggaagggaaaagggaagggaaaagggaaaaggggggaaaagggaaggaaggggggaaaagggaagggaaaagggaaggaaggggggaaaagggaagggaagggaagggaagggaagggaagggaagggaaagggaaaagggaaaagggaaagggaagggaaaagggaaaagggaaaagggaaaagggaaagggaaaagggaaagggaaaagggaaaagggaaaagggaaaagggaaaagggaaaagggaaaagggaaaagggaaaagggaaaagaaaaaaggagaaagaagctcTCGTTGcataagaaaggaaacaaaagcaatgGATATGGCAGATGGTCGCTTTATCTGTCAGCTATTCCGCAAGAAGAAAATCAGGTCATCTGGATTTTCCTGTTGGTAGCCCCACCACACTGTCTTGTGTCTGGCCACATGTCCCTACTCTTGTGCACTACCATCTGAATTATGCAGCCCTTCATTTTCCTATGTTTTATCAGGGTCTAGCCCCCCTTCCATTCACTCGTTATCCAATCAGCTTGTTAATCTCATCCATTTATACAGTATTTCACCTGTGCATACCACCAACATACAACTGATTTGTCTGCACATGCACCTGCCACATGCTGGTTTTGATCAGGATGTCTGTTCTCTTACGGCTtagaaaacaggagaagaaggaagaagaaaagcaagcagaaaaggaggaagagcaTTAGCTGAAGGAAGGAGACAGATACAAAAAGAAAGGCAATAATGGAAGGATTAAAGAGAATATAAATTTGAATCTCACCTCGAATGGCTTGAACACGGAAGGCCAAATACAGATTCAGCAGCAGGATGAAAACCTCTTTCATGTTGATACTGTCCTTTGCATACAGGCTTGATCCTAACTCAGAATTTCAGAGTTTTCATTGCCCGCTGGCTACTCTCTTGCCCTGCTTACTGTGgagctgtttgtttttgtttcacagaaagagaagtaaaactGAATAAGGGAACTTCTTTAAGATCACGTTGAAGTGACATTCAGAAAGAACTTCTCCCTAGCATTTATTGTAGGACAAAGTCCATGTCTTCTCGTTGCATGTTGCTACAACACAAGCAAAGAATGAAGTAAATGTACATTTCCAAGGAAGTGCAGGGGTTTAGTCAGCTGAgtagcaacaagaaaaaaatcctaatctGTGATGAAAAGTCatccttaaaattaatttcattcttttgcTCTTTATGCTTAAAGCCTTCCAAATGAACCACAACAGTGgttaatttccttaaaaatattatctCAACCACATAGTTCCTAGGAGCTATAGTGGTTGAATTTCCATATTCATTCACTTTGAGAGTTTCCTTCAACATTTTCTAGGTGCCCCACAAACAAGTTGCAAATTTTAGACATAATaccaaagaaatttaaattcttgcttttcttttcttttcttttctggtgaTTGTAGAGAGTGAGAGCAGATGGAGCAGTTCCAGAACCACGGACCACGCTGTTCAATACCGGAATTTAAATCCTTTTGGCCATCTCTCATTGCTCTCAAAATCATAATAAACACACCTACTCAAGCACATTACAGATCTGAGAGTTTTTTCTACTTTAGGAGAGCATGGAAAAACTCCTTCTAAATTTCTATTGACTTTTAGATTCCTGAATGCCACTTCCTTGCAGCAGAAATGTCTGGCTGAGTCCTTGAATAAATCATTACAGCTAAGAAATCCCTCAGTAACTCACAAGTCCTTGTATGAGAGCAGACTCTGCCATTATGCTTCCCCCAGAAAGGAAGCCATTCCCTTACCTGGATCCAGGGATGTCTGTGAGGCAGATGATTCAACCTGATGGGTGACTCTCCCTGTCCATCCTCCCTCCACAGCACCAGAATCCTCTGATGCAGAAATCAGCAAACCCACACTTGCCTAGAACTGGAGACAGAAGTATAAACCAACCACAGGATTTTTTTGGCAAGTTAGTCTTCAAAATAACTGCTACATCTTTTGTGAACCTCAAATGCCACTTTCAGAGAAGCTGACACCTCCCCTATCAAGGAAGGTCTGTGCAATTGCACAAAATGGGAAGTCTGTACTTCCTATTTTAGCCCCCAAAGCACGCATGTAGATGGGACTGTTAGGTTaactgggaagggagggaaaggaagttTGTCATTGCCAATCTGTGTGTTAGCAATTACCAGATCATGAGActaatgtattttaagaagAGAAAGGACTGACTGGAGCAGAAataagaaagataaagaaagagctttctgtttttcactccAGTGCTGTTTCTTGCTTTACTCTAGACTTAGCAGGGATCCCTCTGAGCTTTCGTTTGTACATCTATATTGGGGGAGAGTGAACTACCTTTATCTCTGCTACTCTTTATTTTGAGTAATATTTCTAAGTATTATCCATTTCAAAACcaattaataataaattataagTACTATAGTAcatagaagaaacaaaagcaaactggTGAGAATAGTTGATCTGAAGTTATCCTACACCCAAGGCAGCCTGGTCTTTTAATCCAACCATAAAACTTAGCCCAATAGCCTTCAAAAATAAACCCTAGGAATGTTAGGTAGCCATAAGGAAGAGACATTGCCTTCTCAGGGATAAACAGTGGGGGACTAAGATGAGTGCCCAGATACAGAATAAAACTGCCAGAGTCTGTCTGTCCTACACTGCTACTCCTCCTCTAAATCCCCATGGTACTGACCAAAACCACTGTTAGCACAGTAATTCTCTCACCAGAACTGCATcaataaacaagcaaaaaaaatgtATAGTGTGAATAAGGGAAACATGCAGAGCAAGACAAAGAATATGGGGAGTATCTGAGGAAACTGTGTGTCAGAAGGTGTCCATACAAAACTTGCAGACAGTTAGGGGAATATGTAACTTGGCTGGataggaagaatttcttttgcaTTGCAGTTTAAAGGCAGAGGGGGATCATCCCGCTCTGATTTTCAAAGGCCAGTGTGTTTATGTTCTTCCAGCACCCATTATAAAAGAGGTCAGTTGTTTCCCAGCAGacattttccctccctttcctttctcactgAAAATGTTCCTCCATTGTCAGAGAGATGTGCTGAGTTACTGGTTACATCACAGGATCTAGCTGTCAGTGAAAATCTTTGGATGCCACTTGCTCTGTTGAACTCCAGGAACAAGAAGCAAGGAATTCTGCACACCAGAAGCTTTGCAGGCCATACATGCTGTTAGGTTTCAAACTTACGATGCATTTTCTTATGTATCACAACATGTAATGTCACGGACATAATCATTGCATATTGCTTCATCTCCTTGCTGAACTGCATAGCTACAACGACTCTGATGCAGGAAGTcacattttagaatattttagtaaaataatGTCAACTAAGTCCCCCCCatcaaaaaatgcttttaaataaaaattgatgaACTAATATTTAACTTTATTTGTTGAAGAATCTGATACAGTAATTTCTTGTTAGTTCTACTTTGAAGTACAGTGTCAGAAAGCAGAAGGTAGAGAAGAAATTGCTGTTTGAGTTCCCAGAACATGGAGCAAGTAGTTTGTACAATTATATAAAGGCCTATAGGGAACACCACAGGTGTACTAGGTTTGATTCACAGAATTCAATATATTGGTgagtggaaaagaagaaagctgagctgggctgcaATTTCTTCACCGAAATccaaaaaaagttttcttgatGCTTCTAGGACAAACTCTGAATGCCAAGTCAGACTCCAACATGAGAGAAATAATTACACACTGGCACACAAACCTTCAGATCagcaaatgaagagaaaattatgggagtctagaaaaaaaagaaaagcttacGAAGACATTATGGACAAATAATTAGCCTTGGGAGTGAGAAAAGAGATGTGAGCAGGTCTTGGGGATCAGGACACCTCTACTGCAGGCTAACACTGACTTGCTTTGTGAACATGGcctgtgattttatttctctattcCTCACCTTCTCTGGCCTCTATGTAGATGTCTCTATTGCACAGGAGTGataaaaagctgaagaagtTAACTAAGTACAGATTTTACACTGAAAGGTGATGTATTACTAAAAAATTACTCATTTCAAGGACAATGCAAAGGCATGTTGAAGGAAACTGCCTGCAGAGAAGGATATCTATTTAGCCCTTACATTGCTCCTACTGCTTGAGTAGCACCTATTCCTGGACTAGTGTTGTAGATAGCCAAGTCATCTTTGTGAGTGATGTGCAACTTCCAGGAGAAAAAGTGCTTCTCAGAGGGCCTTCTTCTGCTCTGAGACACCATGAGTTCAACATCCTGATCAGAGAGCAAGCGGATCAGATCACCGTCAGGGTCCCGGTAATTCAAAACAATGTCATCTTGGTTAAACTCCtgcctgggagaaaagaaatggattGATCCCCAGAAATCAAGGAATGCCTGGGAAGTGCTACATGATGAACAATATACTGACAGTCTAATTAATTTTGATAAAAGCCACACAAAGCCTTGGGTGTTTTGGCATTCTTGATACAGCTAGTACTAGAAACCATGCAGCCACCTTCATGCTGTGTTGTGTTTAAGCTAAGGAATCTATCAGAAACAAGAACCATTTCCAGTAACACCACACAAATGGCACAATTAATCTGCGTATTTGATAGAATTGCCATACAAAGGAGCTGACTGTTGTTGCTACCCACTTTTGCCTActtatttttgctctttctgaGGAGCGCAAGAATATTAGAACAGCTGTTCTGTTACTAATATTTACTAGTATTTAATGTTCTGAAGTGTTGATGTTCAACACTAGATTAATCTAGTTTGACACTAGTTTAACGGGTGTTAGAAGGCTGTGTCCTGCATCCTGAAGAAGTGTAGTAGACAGAAGGTGCTTTCATGGGGGCACGGCTCTGATCTCAGtacaagaaatggaaatttctaCTCATCATAACTGAGTCAGAAGTGTGTGTCATTCCTTACTTGCTGACAATCCCAAGGAGGACTAGTGTCTGCACAGATGGCTCTGGGCCAAGTCAAAGTGCAACTTCTTCAAGACACTTGAAAAGTATTTCACACACAAAACATGGTGGTGTCCAAGTAGAATGTGGAAAAACTTGGAGCGACATGAACTTGACAAATGTTTAATTATCAAATATACAACTAAGTGCTCGCATTGTACCTCATCAATTCCATTAGATCTTTGAATGATGGAATGCTGCTCAGATCCTCTTCCACTGAGATATCCCTGTATTTAGAAGACATCTAATCATTACATATCAGGACAAGAGAATTGGTGGTGTCTCTTCAGCAGTAAACTGGAAGACTATTTTCTTATTACCTGATAGTGCTCACAGTCTCATCATAATAATAACAGCGGACTTTATTAACTGTGTCTTCCTGCTTTGGTAAATCTTTTATGATCTTCACAAAAGCACATGGGAAAATCCCAGTGGCACCACCAGCAGTTCCCTGGAATGATAGGAAATATTAGAATCAAGAAACCCATGCCATTTTGGCCACATGCAATAGGTTCTGGAATCCAATTAATTAACATAGAAACAACAGTACAAATTTTTCCACTATaatcaagaaaagaaatcctaTGGAAGTGACCTGATGGCATGCCTACAAAAAGATTATACAATTTACATAGTCAAATACCAGGCAGGGGAGTGAAACAGTGTGTAAAAAATGAAAGTCAGATGGTTAGCAAGGAAGGCTGTGGTGTTTGAACAAGGAGAGATATCATATCAGCAAACACACAGTATGTTCTCCTCATCCTTTTTTCAGAACACTGCTGTATTACCCAAGTTCTCCCTAATCAGGCTGACGTGTGTTGTGGTATGAAGCATGAAGCATACATCAACTCACCCTGAGGCAAGAAACCAATTAATCGCTGAAATGGAGTTTCCATCTCCTTTCTGTGGCCTTTCTGTGTTCTAAACACTtccaaagaattaaaaaaacattccagcagaagcaaatgcaaatgaaaactgaagtcTGGAGGGCAGAAAATTTGTAAGCTAAAAACCATCAAGGAACCAAACAATTACTAATTTGGAATCAAGGATTTGTTCTTGACAGTAAGACCTGATTATGATACAGTTTCTCCTTGAAAGGAAGAGGCAGGTCACGAGGACCAGGAGAGCCCTTTCTACTCATATATTTCAAGGTATGCTAATAATTCAGTACTGCTATTGCAGTCTTACCTCCAACCAGTCTTTGTTTACTTTGCTGAGTAGATAGATCAAATCTCCCTTCTTGAAGCTGAGTTCCAGTTTATTGGTTCCAGGAAAATCAAACAGTGCCTGTGGAAAGTAATAACCTCGAAATTATTAATTCACAGAATGACAAAAGCAAATCTTTCTGTTGTGTTCTTGAGGAGAAAGCATAAAGCAGCAGACAGTGTGCACTTTGTCATCACATATGTATTTCTGGGATAAGGTCACATATATTTGACCGTCGTCTGCAGTTCTCACAATCTCTTCTCCTACTCAGCACACACAAGACTGCTTTGAAGAAGCAGTGAAAGCACTAGGATAAACATGGCCCTGAGAGAGCTACATGCAAGGATTCTTAAAGTGGCAGAACACTGAGcaccagagaaataaatatgcatAAGCTGAAAGCACTTAAGAGCAAGTAAGACAACAGAGCTGAAGACAAATGACAGCTTGAAGTCCTGAGAATTGAAAAGATATATTATTTCTGGTTGCAGCTTTACAGCTTTTAGATTTGCTGCAAAATATCACAAAGAGCCTTAAGAAATTTCAGGAATgttgtgttttaattaaagggTAACTCACTGTTGCTCTTACATCTAGCTTTCAGGTCTGTATGCTGAACTGGGAGATTTGGGAAAGCCTGGGAGATTGACATGTTGTTAAAATGGAACTTAGACACCCTCTtcgggggggggggaaggagacAAATACATGCTACCACCCTAACAAAAGGTTAAAGTGGCTGAGTTATCAAAAATGCA encodes:
- the NCF4 gene encoding neutrophil cytosol factor 4 isoform X1, with protein sequence MSLPRQLREKSDFDQLPDDVPVSANIADIEEKKGFTNYYMFVIEVKLKGGGRYLIFRRYREFYALHTKLEERYGPESNNSPFTCTLPVLPGKVFVGAKKEIAEKRIPILNVYIKNLLCLPAWVLMDEDVRLFFYHSTFDGEQVPHRLRRLRPRTRRVKSISDQVPVLDRTAAPRAEALFDFPGTNKLELSFKKGDLIYLLSKVNKDWLEGTAGGATGIFPCAFVKIIKDLPKQEDTVNKVRCYYYDETVSTIRDISVEEDLSSIPSFKDLMELMRQEFNQDDIVLNYRDPDGDLIRLLSDQDVELMVSQSRRRPSEKHFFSWKLHITHKDDLAIYNTSPGIGATQAVGAM